The Streptomyces sp. NBC_00224 genome has a window encoding:
- a CDS encoding UDP-N-acetylmuramoyl-L-alanyl-D-glutamate--2,6-diaminopimelate ligase codes for MKLSELLAGYDHEVIEGDPETRITGGTCFDAHRVSPGSLFIAVPGHREGGPESVGPALARGAVAILIDSATAQRPVATWASAADVCVVAVADTRKAAAVVASRYHGEPGRQMKMVAVTGTNGKTSVSSMVGSVLRIAEHARVGVIGTGGSRIGDELIPMPRSVLTTPESPDFQYLLGCMRDRGVETVALEATSMGLLTHRLDHSFIDVGVFTNLTQDHLDDHGTMENYRDAKLRLFQGLCRRAVVNADDPVGARIGAMMPGAVVAYGIDAEADYRATDLTMDAVGTRFTLHHAGHKYPAAIPLPGRFSVSNALATVAACHLLGHDLAGLVAALEQIPPIPGRFERYETPDGTSVIVDYAHSPDSLEKVLTTIRGFASGRVVTVFGCGGDRDVTKRAPMGEIAGAYSDLCVLTSDNPRNEDPRAIMDQIVPGLLASGTTFERFADRRRAISFALSAAGHGDVILIAGKGSEPYQIVNEELLPFSDMATVRELATR; via the coding sequence GTGAAGTTGAGCGAGCTGCTCGCCGGGTACGACCATGAAGTCATCGAGGGCGATCCGGAGACGAGGATCACCGGAGGCACCTGCTTCGACGCCCACCGCGTCTCTCCGGGATCCCTGTTCATCGCGGTACCCGGTCATCGCGAGGGCGGCCCCGAGTCCGTCGGACCGGCTCTCGCACGCGGCGCGGTGGCGATACTCATCGACTCCGCGACGGCGCAACGTCCGGTCGCGACCTGGGCGTCGGCAGCTGATGTATGCGTCGTAGCCGTCGCGGACACGCGCAAGGCGGCCGCGGTCGTCGCCTCCCGCTACCACGGGGAGCCAGGCAGGCAGATGAAGATGGTGGCCGTCACGGGCACCAACGGGAAGACGTCCGTTTCCTCCATGGTGGGGTCGGTGCTGAGGATCGCCGAGCACGCCAGGGTGGGGGTCATCGGGACGGGCGGCAGCCGGATCGGCGACGAACTGATCCCGATGCCGAGGTCGGTACTGACCACACCGGAGTCGCCGGACTTCCAGTATCTGCTCGGGTGCATGCGCGACCGCGGTGTCGAAACCGTGGCACTCGAAGCCACGTCGATGGGCCTGCTGACCCACCGCCTCGACCACTCGTTCATCGACGTAGGGGTGTTCACCAACCTGACGCAGGATCACCTGGACGACCACGGCACGATGGAGAACTACCGGGATGCCAAACTGCGCCTGTTCCAGGGACTGTGCCGGCGTGCGGTGGTCAACGCCGACGACCCGGTCGGAGCCCGCATCGGGGCGATGATGCCCGGCGCGGTCGTCGCGTACGGCATCGACGCGGAGGCGGACTACCGGGCGACCGACCTCACCATGGACGCCGTCGGCACCCGCTTCACCCTGCACCACGCCGGCCACAAGTATCCGGCGGCGATCCCCCTGCCTGGACGGTTCTCCGTCTCCAACGCCCTGGCCACCGTCGCGGCCTGCCACCTCCTCGGGCACGATCTGGCCGGACTGGTCGCCGCACTTGAGCAGATACCCCCGATCCCGGGAAGGTTCGAACGCTACGAGACCCCGGACGGCACGTCCGTCATCGTGGACTATGCGCACTCCCCGGACTCACTGGAGAAGGTGCTGACCACCATCCGCGGCTTCGCCTCTGGCCGGGTCGTCACGGTCTTCGGCTGCGGCGGGGACCGGGACGTCACCAAGCGCGCCCCGATGGGGGAGATCGCCGGCGCCTACTCCGATCTGTGCGTTCTCACTTCGGACAATCCCCGGAACGAAGACCCCCGGGCGATCATGGATCAGATCGTCCCGGGCCTGCTCGCGAGCGGCACCACTTTCGAGCGGTTCGCCGACCGCCGCCGCGCCATCTCCTTCGCCCTGTCCGCCGCAGGGCACGGCGACGTCATCCTGATCGCTGGCAAAGGCAGCGAGCCCTACCAGATCGTCAACGAGGAACTGCTGCCGTTCAGCGACATGGCGACGGTACGCGAACTCGCCACGCGGTAG